One Hordeum vulgare subsp. vulgare chromosome 4H, MorexV3_pseudomolecules_assembly, whole genome shotgun sequence DNA window includes the following coding sequences:
- the LOC123448852 gene encoding probable protein phosphatase 2C 33 isoform X2: MEGASNEEMLPPALPLATLIGRELRGGGSERPLVRYGHSGFAKRGEDYFLVKPDCLRIPGDPSSSFSVFAVFDGHNGVSAAVFSKEHLLDDVMNAVPQGISREDWLQVLPRALVAGFVKTDIDFQRKGEMSGTTATLVVIDGFTVTVASVGDSRCILDTQGGVVSLLTVDHRLEENAEERERVTASGGEVSRLNLCGGQQVGPLRCWPGGLCLSRSIGDTDVGEFIVPIPHVKQVKLSSAGGRLIIASDGIWDAVSSEIAAQACRGLPAELAAKLVVKQALKTTGLKDDTTCVVVDIIPSDHCSTPPPSSPKQNQNKLRSLLFGRRSHSSVGKLGNKQKSASFGFVEELFEEGSAMLEERLGRNSLSKAILPPFRCAICQVDQVPFEDLITDNGGGYCSAPSTPSSGPCLCSVCRKKKDAMEGKRSSRSTTCT, encoded by the exons ATGGAGGGCGCCTCAAATGAGGAGATGCTGCCCCCGGCGCTGCCTCTGGCGACGCTGATCGGCCGCGAGCTCCGCGGCGGCGGCTCCGAGCGCCCTCTCGTGCGGTACGGCCACTCCGGCTTCGCCAAGCGCGGCGAGGATTACTTCCTAGTCAAGCCCGACTGCCTCCGCATCCCCGGCGACCCTTCCTCGTCCTTTTCCGTCTTCGCC GTGTTCGACGGTCACAATGGCGTGTCGGCGGCGGTGTTCAGCAAGGAGCACTTGCTCGACGACGTGATGAATGCCGTGCCGCAGGGTATCAGCCGCGAGGACTGGTTGCAGGTGCTGCCGCGCGCGCTTGTGGCAGGCTTCGTCAAGACAGACATCGACTTCCAGCGCAAGG GGGAAATGTCAGGGACGACGGCGACGTTGGTCGTCATCGATGGGTTCACCGTGACCGTGGCGTCAGTCGGAGACTCCAGGTGCATCCTTGACACTCAAGGTGGTGTGGTCTCTCTGCTAACCGTGGACCACAGGCTAGAGGAGAATGCAGAGGAGCGGGAGCGTGTCACTGCGAGTGGAGGGGAGGTCAGCCGGCTGAACCTCTGCGGTGGACAGCAG GTTGGTCCTCTCCGATGCTGGCCAGGTGGACTGTGCCTTTCAAGATCAATTGGAGATACCGATGTTGGGGAGTTCATTGTGCCAATTCCACATGTCAAGCAAGTGAAG CTCTCTAGTGCTGGAGGAAGGCTAATAATTGCATCAGACGGAATATGGGATGCGGTGTCCTCAGAGATTGCAGCGCAGGCATGCAGAGGCTTGCCTGCAGAATTGGCTGCAAAGCTTGTTGTTAAG CAAGCTCTAAAGACAACTGGACTGAAAGATGACACAACTTGTGTAGTTGTTGATATCATTCCATCTGATCATTGTTCAACACCACCACCGTCGTCTCCAAAGCAAAATCAGAACAAGTTGAGGTCTCTTCTTTTTGGTAGGAGGTCCCATAGCTCTGTTGGAAAGCTTGGTAACAAACAAAAGTCTGCTTCATTTGGATTTGTGGAGGAATTATTTGAAGAAGGCTCTGCAATGTTGGAAGAAAG GTTGGGTAGGAATTCCCTGTCAAAAGCAATTTTACCCCCATTTCGCTGTGCAATATGTCAAGTTGACCAAGTGCCATTCGAAGATTTAATAACAGATAATGGAGGAGGTTACTGCTCTGCCCCGTCTACACCATCGAGCGGTCCTTGTCTTTGTTCCGTCTGTAGAAAAAAGAAGGATGCAATGGAAGGTAAAAGATCTAGTCGCTCGACTACATGCACTTGA
- the LOC123448852 gene encoding probable protein phosphatase 2C 33 isoform X1: MEGASNEEMLPPALPLATLIGRELRGGGSERPLVRYGHSGFAKRGEDYFLVKPDCLRIPGDPSSSFSVFAVFDGHNGVSAAVFSKEHLLDDVMNAVPQGISREDWLQVLPRALVAGFVKTDIDFQRKGEAQREVPATPLYSPANLITKMLMTLGIGAGEMSGTTATLVVIDGFTVTVASVGDSRCILDTQGGVVSLLTVDHRLEENAEERERVTASGGEVSRLNLCGGQQVGPLRCWPGGLCLSRSIGDTDVGEFIVPIPHVKQVKLSSAGGRLIIASDGIWDAVSSEIAAQACRGLPAELAAKLVVKQALKTTGLKDDTTCVVVDIIPSDHCSTPPPSSPKQNQNKLRSLLFGRRSHSSVGKLGNKQKSASFGFVEELFEEGSAMLEERLGRNSLSKAILPPFRCAICQVDQVPFEDLITDNGGGYCSAPSTPSSGPCLCSVCRKKKDAMEGKRSSRSTTCT, encoded by the exons ATGGAGGGCGCCTCAAATGAGGAGATGCTGCCCCCGGCGCTGCCTCTGGCGACGCTGATCGGCCGCGAGCTCCGCGGCGGCGGCTCCGAGCGCCCTCTCGTGCGGTACGGCCACTCCGGCTTCGCCAAGCGCGGCGAGGATTACTTCCTAGTCAAGCCCGACTGCCTCCGCATCCCCGGCGACCCTTCCTCGTCCTTTTCCGTCTTCGCC GTGTTCGACGGTCACAATGGCGTGTCGGCGGCGGTGTTCAGCAAGGAGCACTTGCTCGACGACGTGATGAATGCCGTGCCGCAGGGTATCAGCCGCGAGGACTGGTTGCAGGTGCTGCCGCGCGCGCTTGTGGCAGGCTTCGTCAAGACAGACATCGACTTCCAGCGCAAGGGTGAGGCTCAGAGAGAGGTCCCTGCAACGCCTCTATATTCCCCGGCAAACCTCATTACAAAGATGCTGATGACTTTGGGGATTGGAGCAGGGGAAATGTCAGGGACGACGGCGACGTTGGTCGTCATCGATGGGTTCACCGTGACCGTGGCGTCAGTCGGAGACTCCAGGTGCATCCTTGACACTCAAGGTGGTGTGGTCTCTCTGCTAACCGTGGACCACAGGCTAGAGGAGAATGCAGAGGAGCGGGAGCGTGTCACTGCGAGTGGAGGGGAGGTCAGCCGGCTGAACCTCTGCGGTGGACAGCAG GTTGGTCCTCTCCGATGCTGGCCAGGTGGACTGTGCCTTTCAAGATCAATTGGAGATACCGATGTTGGGGAGTTCATTGTGCCAATTCCACATGTCAAGCAAGTGAAG CTCTCTAGTGCTGGAGGAAGGCTAATAATTGCATCAGACGGAATATGGGATGCGGTGTCCTCAGAGATTGCAGCGCAGGCATGCAGAGGCTTGCCTGCAGAATTGGCTGCAAAGCTTGTTGTTAAG CAAGCTCTAAAGACAACTGGACTGAAAGATGACACAACTTGTGTAGTTGTTGATATCATTCCATCTGATCATTGTTCAACACCACCACCGTCGTCTCCAAAGCAAAATCAGAACAAGTTGAGGTCTCTTCTTTTTGGTAGGAGGTCCCATAGCTCTGTTGGAAAGCTTGGTAACAAACAAAAGTCTGCTTCATTTGGATTTGTGGAGGAATTATTTGAAGAAGGCTCTGCAATGTTGGAAGAAAG GTTGGGTAGGAATTCCCTGTCAAAAGCAATTTTACCCCCATTTCGCTGTGCAATATGTCAAGTTGACCAAGTGCCATTCGAAGATTTAATAACAGATAATGGAGGAGGTTACTGCTCTGCCCCGTCTACACCATCGAGCGGTCCTTGTCTTTGTTCCGTCTGTAGAAAAAAGAAGGATGCAATGGAAGGTAAAAGATCTAGTCGCTCGACTACATGCACTTGA